Proteins encoded together in one uncultured Sphaerochaeta sp. window:
- a CDS encoding fructose-6-phosphate aldolase has translation MDLLLDSADLSAIAHALEHYPIKGVTTNPTMLSTIEGGTVLSHLRRIREMIGEERELHIQVMGCDESIMIKEAHYLVSQLGEKTCIAVPVTECGLKVIKQLTSEGIAVTGTTVFSTMQGILAMLSGARYIAVFYDRMLNLDIDAKRVIKELSGFLWTNTSTTQVLAASFRNISEVTSAYANGAGVCTVRPELLSTGLAMPSISQAVDDFSRDWKSVFGEKTLLEL, from the coding sequence ATGGATCTACTACTCGATAGCGCCGACCTTTCGGCAATTGCACATGCTCTGGAGCATTACCCCATCAAAGGGGTAACCACCAACCCCACCATGCTCAGCACCATTGAAGGAGGCACCGTCCTCTCCCACTTGAGACGTATCAGGGAGATGATCGGGGAAGAGCGGGAATTGCATATCCAGGTCATGGGTTGTGATGAGTCCATCATGATCAAGGAGGCCCATTATCTAGTCTCTCAGCTTGGTGAGAAAACCTGTATTGCCGTTCCTGTTACCGAGTGTGGTTTGAAGGTGATCAAACAGCTTACCTCAGAAGGGATTGCTGTCACTGGGACGACCGTATTCTCCACCATGCAAGGCATTCTGGCCATGCTCAGTGGAGCCCGCTATATTGCAGTATTCTATGATCGGATGCTCAATCTGGATATTGATGCAAAACGGGTAATCAAGGAACTGTCTGGGTTCCTTTGGACGAATACCAGCACAACCCAGGTCCTCGCTGCGAGTTTCAGGAACATCAGTGAGGTGACCAGTGCCTACGCCAATGGGGCCGGGGTGTGTACGGTCCGCCCAGAGTTGCTTTCAACCGGACTGGCGATGCCTTCCATCAGCCAGGCAGTTGATGACTTTTCCAGGGATTGGAAATCTGTTTTCGGGGAGAAGACTCTGTTGGAGCTTTAG
- a CDS encoding VOC family protein, producing the protein MQFHFAHNNFNVMDLDKSLAFYKEALGLVEVRRKEASDGSFILVFLGDGSSKHQLELTWLKNWEKDSYNLGDNEFHLAFETDDLEGAREKHRAMDCIIFENKQMGIYFIVDPDGYWIEIVPEKK; encoded by the coding sequence ATGCAGTTTCATTTCGCTCATAATAATTTCAATGTCATGGATCTTGATAAATCCCTTGCTTTCTATAAAGAGGCGTTAGGTCTTGTGGAAGTGCGGAGAAAGGAAGCCTCTGATGGTTCTTTCATCCTGGTTTTCCTGGGAGATGGATCTAGTAAGCACCAACTTGAGCTTACTTGGTTGAAGAACTGGGAGAAGGATTCCTACAACCTTGGAGACAACGAATTCCATCTTGCATTCGAGACCGACGACCTGGAAGGTGCACGGGAGAAACACCGCGCAATGGATTGCATCATTTTCGAAAACAAGCAGATGGGAATCTACTTCATCGTTGACCCTGATGGGTACTGGATTGAAATCGTTCCTGAAAAGAAGTAA
- a CDS encoding MBL fold metallo-hydrolase, translated as MNCTFLGHSAFLVETDAYLLLFDYTKGAVSLPSVTKPLMVFASHRHADHYDSSIFSLADRKGPTVFFLSSDIPPTDIPFSCTINPMGPYEEDIVEGLVVKTLKSTDEGVAFVVEVEGKTLYFAGDLNHWHWEGESKQYNEEMADNYHKELALLPSHLDLAFVPVDPRLGTYYSLGAKDLVQTVSVDTLVPMHMWEDYSVCGKLQKELGDRVKEVILLDTVPQTWRI; from the coding sequence ATGAATTGTACATTCCTTGGGCATAGTGCCTTCTTAGTGGAAACGGATGCGTATCTCCTGCTTTTTGATTACACCAAAGGTGCAGTGAGCCTTCCTTCTGTCACCAAGCCGTTGATGGTATTTGCCAGTCATCGGCATGCCGACCACTATGACTCGTCCATCTTTTCGCTCGCAGACCGGAAGGGGCCTACCGTTTTCTTCCTCTCCTCCGATATTCCTCCAACAGATATCCCCTTTTCCTGTACCATCAACCCGATGGGCCCGTATGAAGAGGACATCGTGGAAGGCCTTGTAGTCAAGACACTCAAGAGTACTGATGAAGGGGTGGCCTTTGTTGTGGAGGTTGAGGGAAAAACCCTCTATTTTGCCGGTGACCTGAACCATTGGCACTGGGAAGGGGAGAGTAAGCAGTACAATGAGGAGATGGCCGATAACTACCATAAGGAGTTGGCTCTTCTTCCTTCTCATCTGGATCTTGCTTTCGTACCCGTCGATCCACGCTTAGGTACTTATTACAGCCTAGGGGCAAAAGATTTGGTTCAGACAGTATCGGTAGACACGCTTGTTCCCATGCATATGTGGGAAGATTATTCAGTATGCGGTAAATTACAGAAAGAGCTCGGAGATCGTGTCAAGGAAGTCATTCTTCTGGATACGGTCCCACAAACATGGAGGATATAA
- a CDS encoding transketolase, translating to MTIQELKQQALDIRKSLLSMIYQAKTGHTGGALSSTDVITALYFEVMNIDPSNPKWEGRDYFILSKGHSVEGYLSALAKRGFFDESLLSTFCQYKSPLIGHPNNKIPGIEMNTGALGHGLSISVGMAIGLKKDSKPNRVFTLMGDGELAEGSVWEAAMAASHYKLDNLVAIIDRNHLQISGSTEDVMGLEPLSQRWESFGWEVKEIDGNSMTEVVNTLKAAPFKENKPSLIIAHTTKGKGVKEMEDIPSWHHGVPNQNLYEQAMLDFESMEKELQNV from the coding sequence ATGACAATACAAGAGCTCAAACAACAAGCACTCGACATCCGAAAATCCCTGCTTTCCATGATTTACCAAGCGAAAACAGGACATACTGGCGGCGCTCTCAGCTCCACCGATGTGATCACAGCACTCTACTTTGAAGTCATGAACATCGATCCTTCCAACCCCAAGTGGGAAGGAAGGGATTACTTCATCCTCTCCAAGGGCCATAGTGTGGAAGGATACCTATCTGCACTTGCCAAGCGTGGATTCTTTGATGAGAGCCTGCTCTCCACCTTCTGCCAATATAAAAGTCCGCTTATCGGGCATCCAAACAACAAGATTCCCGGAATTGAGATGAACACCGGGGCTCTGGGTCATGGACTTTCCATCTCGGTAGGTATGGCGATCGGATTGAAGAAGGATAGCAAGCCAAACAGGGTATTCACCCTTATGGGTGATGGAGAACTTGCCGAAGGATCGGTATGGGAAGCTGCAATGGCAGCGAGCCACTACAAGCTGGACAACCTGGTTGCAATCATTGACAGAAATCACCTGCAGATATCAGGGTCAACTGAGGATGTCATGGGATTGGAACCACTTTCCCAGCGCTGGGAAAGCTTTGGTTGGGAAGTGAAGGAAATTGATGGGAACTCCATGACCGAGGTAGTGAATACGCTCAAGGCTGCACCGTTCAAGGAGAACAAACCCTCTCTGATCATAGCCCATACCACAAAAGGAAAAGGGGTCAAGGAGATGGAGGATATCCCCTCCTGGCACCATGGAGTTCCAAACCAAAACCTGTATGAGCAGGCCATGCTCGACTTTGAATCCATGGAGAAGGAGCTACAGAATGTCTGA
- a CDS encoding transketolase C-terminal domain-containing protein, producing the protein MSDYRACREAYTTALLALAKEDPSIIVISSDARGSCSLNTFVETLPDQFVEIGIAEQNEIGVAAGLSVVGKNPFVCAPACFLTARSLEQLKVDVAYSHQNVKVLGVSGGVSYGALGSSHHTLHDIATLRCIPDLTIILPSDAVQTEEVVRAIAQEKGAFFIRIGREKIPQIYTEELGVKPFTLGKANTLREGKTVTLVSCGELVYHTLEAAKLLSDEGIEARVLDMATLKPFDEEAIIKAAKETGALVTVEEHSINGGLGATVSQIVCANHPVPVKTLAFPDEYLVTGNSLELFAHYGLDAKGIAASTKTFISQVSTL; encoded by the coding sequence ATGTCTGATTACCGTGCCTGCAGGGAGGCTTATACCACTGCTCTACTCGCCCTAGCCAAGGAAGACCCCTCGATCATCGTCATAAGCAGTGATGCTCGTGGATCATGTTCCTTGAATACTTTTGTAGAGACCCTGCCCGACCAATTCGTCGAGATCGGTATCGCTGAACAGAATGAAATCGGTGTGGCAGCAGGCCTCTCGGTAGTTGGCAAGAATCCATTTGTGTGTGCACCTGCCTGCTTCCTGACAGCAAGAAGTCTCGAACAACTGAAAGTTGATGTAGCCTACTCCCACCAGAATGTGAAGGTTCTGGGAGTGAGCGGAGGAGTGAGCTATGGAGCCCTCGGGTCCAGCCATCACACCCTGCATGATATCGCAACGCTACGCTGTATCCCTGACCTTACCATTATCCTCCCCAGCGATGCCGTGCAAACAGAAGAGGTTGTGAGGGCCATCGCACAAGAAAAGGGTGCTTTCTTTATCAGGATAGGAAGAGAGAAAATTCCCCAGATTTACACAGAGGAATTGGGAGTGAAACCCTTTACCTTGGGAAAAGCCAACACGCTACGAGAAGGAAAAACCGTTACCCTGGTTAGCTGCGGAGAACTTGTCTACCATACCCTTGAGGCAGCGAAACTCCTCAGTGATGAGGGTATAGAGGCCAGGGTCCTCGACATGGCTACGCTTAAACCGTTCGATGAGGAGGCGATCATCAAGGCGGCAAAGGAGACCGGTGCACTGGTAACGGTTGAGGAACATAGTATCAATGGAGGGCTGGGAGCAACAGTCAGTCAAATTGTCTGTGCCAATCATCCAGTACCGGTGAAAACCCTTGCCTTCCCAGATGAATACCTGGTTACAGGAAACAGCCTTGAACTGTTTGCCCATTATGGCCTCGATGCCAAGGGTATTGCAGCCTCCACAAAGACTTTCATTTCCCAGGTGAGTACCCTATGA
- a CDS encoding AraC family transcriptional regulator, producing the protein MRTTISPVVLDKACRMHNHFAMIDSILSDTSYFWEPTMQLKVIKRDPEIPYRLHSHEFNELVFVVSGRGINFTKSEQQPLQEGSIFFIPPGVEHGYKDVENLVLYNIIYARNLLGRKFLDLPSLPGYCSIFMETQKIPYLLLSPSQTAELIPLIQMMEKEADDQSYGSGSRPLALAYLIELIISLSRIWDQTPRETNQGTRRLWEVISYMDQHLDTSLATEELVEVANMSTSTLNRLFKQSTGLSPIEFHIHKRVAHACTLIQKRGLSMSQISEACGFKDPNYFSRQFRKVMGMSPKQYQRIFTSRFT; encoded by the coding sequence ATGAGAACAACTATCTCCCCGGTAGTTCTTGACAAAGCCTGCAGGATGCACAACCATTTTGCTATGATTGATTCCATCTTGTCAGACACCTCGTACTTTTGGGAACCTACCATGCAGTTGAAGGTCATCAAGCGTGATCCGGAAATTCCTTACCGGTTGCACAGCCATGAGTTCAATGAATTGGTATTCGTGGTAAGTGGGCGTGGGATAAATTTCACCAAGAGCGAACAGCAACCACTCCAAGAGGGATCGATTTTCTTCATCCCACCTGGTGTTGAACACGGGTATAAGGATGTGGAGAACCTGGTGCTCTACAACATCATCTATGCAAGGAACCTACTGGGAAGAAAGTTTCTCGACCTGCCATCCCTTCCAGGCTATTGCTCCATCTTCATGGAAACCCAGAAAATACCCTATCTCTTGCTCTCCCCTTCCCAAACCGCTGAACTCATTCCCTTGATCCAGATGATGGAGAAGGAAGCTGATGACCAGAGTTATGGCTCTGGGTCCAGACCTCTGGCACTCGCATATCTGATTGAGTTGATCATCTCTCTCTCCCGTATCTGGGACCAGACCCCACGAGAGACCAACCAAGGAACCCGAAGACTCTGGGAAGTCATCTCCTATATGGATCAGCATCTTGATACCAGCCTCGCAACAGAGGAGCTGGTGGAAGTGGCCAATATGAGCACAAGCACACTGAACCGGCTCTTTAAGCAGAGTACCGGTCTCTCCCCCATTGAGTTCCACATCCATAAGCGTGTTGCACACGCCTGTACCCTTATCCAGAAACGTGGACTTTCCATGTCACAGATAAGTGAGGCGTGTGGTTTCAAGGACCCGAACTACTTCAGCAGGCAATTCAGGAAGGTAATGGGCATGAGCCCGAAACAGTACCAGAGAATTTTCACCAGCCGTTTCACCTAA
- the glpK gene encoding glycerol kinase GlpK, whose translation MSEQFILAFDQSTSTTKALLFDQKGALKGRSDVPHRQIINDQGWVEHDAEQIIKNLFSAAKNLLETTAVDLSLIKAVAISNQRETAVAWDRNSGKPFYHAIVWQCGRAKDICTALEKDKDEIHRRTGLHLSPYFSAAKFAWMLQNVTAVREAAQAGNLVLSTMDSYVLYHLSSEKAVRSEYSNASRTQLLNITDLTWDEKVASLFGIPTESLPELCDSNALFGHTDLGCILPEEVPIHAMLGDSQGALYAQGCHFNGMTKASYGTGSSIMMNIGQVPVLCEDLVTSLAWGIDGKVTYVLEGNINYSGATISYLVEDLELIGSAKEAGVLAGQAKDIEGLYMVPAFSGLGAPYWDPEARAVIVGLDRRCKKAELVRAAEESIAYQIADIVFLMHKHSKQDITSLRVDGGPTNDSFLMQAQSDIIGCEVRVAALEELSGQGPALIAAKAVGILQEEQLPAKALYQPMMSDTEREKRYKGWKKAVSKALSS comes from the coding sequence ATGAGTGAACAATTCATCCTTGCATTCGACCAGAGCACATCAACTACGAAAGCCCTGCTTTTCGACCAGAAGGGAGCTTTGAAGGGACGTTCAGATGTACCCCACCGCCAGATCATCAATGACCAAGGATGGGTGGAACATGATGCTGAACAGATTATCAAGAACCTCTTCTCTGCGGCAAAGAACCTGTTGGAGACCACTGCGGTAGACCTCAGTCTTATCAAGGCTGTGGCGATCAGTAATCAACGGGAGACTGCTGTTGCATGGGACAGAAACAGTGGAAAACCTTTCTACCATGCCATAGTCTGGCAATGTGGGAGAGCAAAGGACATCTGTACGGCCCTGGAAAAAGACAAGGATGAAATTCACAGGAGAACCGGCCTGCACCTCTCCCCCTACTTCAGCGCTGCCAAGTTTGCCTGGATGCTCCAAAACGTCACGGCAGTAAGAGAGGCAGCCCAGGCAGGAAATCTGGTGCTTTCCACTATGGACAGTTATGTTCTCTATCACCTGAGCAGTGAAAAAGCAGTGCGAAGTGAATACTCCAATGCTTCTCGCACCCAGCTACTGAATATTACCGATCTTACCTGGGATGAGAAGGTGGCTTCACTCTTTGGCATCCCAACAGAAAGCCTTCCCGAACTGTGTGACTCAAACGCTCTTTTCGGACATACCGATTTAGGATGCATATTACCAGAGGAAGTTCCCATACATGCAATGCTTGGTGACTCACAAGGAGCGCTCTATGCACAAGGGTGTCATTTCAATGGCATGACCAAAGCCTCCTATGGTACAGGATCCTCCATCATGATGAACATCGGGCAAGTACCGGTGCTCTGTGAGGACCTCGTTACCAGCCTTGCTTGGGGGATTGATGGAAAGGTCACCTACGTCCTGGAAGGGAACATCAACTACAGCGGAGCAACAATCTCTTACCTGGTTGAGGACCTTGAGCTTATAGGCTCAGCAAAGGAAGCGGGAGTCCTAGCAGGGCAAGCCAAGGACATTGAAGGTCTTTACATGGTGCCAGCATTCAGTGGCTTGGGAGCACCGTACTGGGATCCTGAGGCAAGAGCGGTAATTGTTGGATTGGACAGGCGGTGCAAGAAAGCAGAACTGGTCAGGGCAGCTGAAGAATCGATCGCTTATCAAATCGCAGACATTGTCTTCTTGATGCATAAACACTCAAAGCAAGATATAACCAGCCTCCGGGTTGATGGAGGTCCTACCAACGATTCATTCCTCATGCAAGCACAGAGTGATATCATTGGCTGTGAGGTTCGCGTTGCCGCACTTGAAGAATTAAGTGGACAGGGACCAGCGCTTATCGCTGCAAAGGCAGTAGGCATCCTTCAAGAGGAGCAACTCCCAGCAAAAGCACTCTATCAACCAATGATGAGCGATACAGAGAGAGAAAAACGATATAAAGGATGGAAGAAGGCAGTCAGTAAAGCACTGTCATCCTAA